A window of the Oryza brachyantha chromosome 5, ObraRS2, whole genome shotgun sequence genome harbors these coding sequences:
- the LOC102703305 gene encoding phosphoinositide phospholipase C 2-like translates to MTTYRVCCFLRRFGAASSEPSEELGDVFQAYAGGGGAMGEEALRRFLREVQGEAAGEELEATAREVMAFAAEQRLLRKGGAGGGLTVEGFHRWLCSDANDALDPRRRVNQEMGMPLSHYFIYTGHNSYLTGNQLSSGCSEVPIVKALHDGVRVIELDLWPNAANDAVHVLHGRTLTSPVDVMRCLEAIKEHAFMASPYPVILTLEDHLTPDLQSKVAKMIKETFGDMLYTCETESMAEFPSPDDLKGKIIVSTKPPKEYLQTKNAAAVADDESVWGEEITDDRASAKPAAEEAVDEEQEAETDKKTQQGVDNEYRRLIAIPLTRRKHDMEKDLRVDPDRVARLSLGEKAYEKAIVTHGAHIIRFTQRNLLRIFPRSTRITSSNYNPLMGWRYGVQMVAANMQGHGRKLWLTQGMFRANGGCGYVKKPDILMNNDADKLFDPTSKLPVKTRLKVTVYMGDGWRFDFRKTHFDRFSPPDFYARVGIAGVEADTRMEQTKVKMDTWVPAWDHEMEFPLSVPELALLRVEVHESDNHQKDDFAGQTCLPVWELRPGIRSVRLCNHNGEPLRSVKLLMRFDFT, encoded by the exons ATGACGACGTACAGGGTGTGCTGCTTCCTCCGGCGGTTCGGGGCGGCGTCGAGCGAGCCGTCGGAGGAGCTCGGGGACGTGTTCCAGGCgtacgccggcggcggcggcgcgatgggggaggaggcgctgaGGCGGTTCCTCAGGGAGGTGCAGGgggaggccgccggcgaggagctggaggcgacggcgagggaggTGATGGCCTTCGCGGCGGAGCAGCGGCTTCTCAGgaagggcggcgccggcggcgggctcaCCGTGGAGGGCTTCCACCGCTGGCTCTGCAGCGACGCCAACGACGCGCTCGATCCTCGCAGACGG GTAAACCAGGAGATGGGGATGCCGCTGTCGCACTACTTCATCTACACAGGGCACAACTCGTACCTGACGGGGAACCAGCTGAGCAGCGGGTGCAGCGAGGTGCCCATCGTGAAGGCCCTCCACGATGGCGTCCGCGTCATCGAGCTCGACCTCTGGCCCAACGCCGCCAACGACGCCGTCCACGTTCTCCACGGCAG GACACTgacgtcgccggtggacgtgATGAGATGCCTGGAGGCCATCAAGGAGCACGCGTTCATGGCCTCTCCCTACCCCGTCATCCTCACCTTGGAAGACCACCTCACTCCCGACCTCCAATCCAAAGTCGCCAAG ATGATCAAGGAGACGTTCGGCGACATGCTCTACACCTGCGAGACCGAGAGCATGGCGGAGTTCCCTTCGCCCGACGACCTCAAGGGCAAGATCATCGTGTCGACCAAGCCGCCCAAGGAGTACCTCCAGACCAAGaacgccgccgctgtcgccgacgacgagagcgTCTGGGGGGAGGAGATCACCGACGACAGGGCCTCCGCcaagccggcggcggaggaagcgGTCGACGAGGAGCAGGAGGCAGAGACGGACAAGAAGACGCAACAAGGGGTGGACAACGAGTACCGGCGGCTCATCGCCATCCCTCTCACGAGGAGGAAGCACGACATGGAGAAGGACCTCAGGGTGGATCCCGACAGGGTGGCGCGGCTCAGCCTGGGGGAGAAGGCCTACGAGAAGGCCATTGTCACCCATGGAGCTCACATTATCAG GTTTACGCAGAGGAACTTGCTGAGGATATTCCCTCGGTCGACGCGCATCACGTCTTCTAACTACAATCCTTTGATGGGTTGGAGGTATGGAGTTCAGATGGTTGCTGCAAACATGCAG GGACATGGAAGAAAACTATGGCTGACTCAAGGGATGTTCCGCGCAAACGGGGGTTGCGGCTACGTGAAAAAGCCGGATATTCTGATGAACAACGATGCAGACAAACTGTTTGATCCTACATCCAAACTACCAGTGAAGACCAGGCTGAAG GTGACAGTATACATGGGAGACGGATGGCGATTCGACTTCCGCAAGACGCATTTTGACAGATTCTCACCCCCGGATTTCTATGCAAGG GTTGGGATAGCGGGAGTAGAAGCAGACACGAGGATGGAGCAGACGAAGGTGAAGATGGACACGTGGGTTCCGGCATGGGACCACGAGATGGAGTTCCCGCTGAGCGTGCCGGAGCTGGCGCTGCTCCGGGTGGAGGTGCACGAGTCCGACAACCACCAGAAGGACGACTTCGCCGGCCAGACCTGCCTGCCGGTCTGGGAGCTCCGGCCAGGGATTCGCTCCGTCCGGCTCTGCAACCACAACGGCGAGCCCCTCCGCTCCGTCAAGCTCCTCATGCGCTTCGACTTCACCTAA
- the LOC102700713 gene encoding putative serine/threonine-protein kinase-like protein CCR3 — MTLLLLLVLLAAASSPAEASTLAVAAGSTVCAVAAGNSTVYCSSPAGNSSRATAVAPFVGFSQVSGGAVVCGLQLAGRALFCWPAAAPDQLRRVYNGPGPLSQLAVGAGHVAAYDDGARVIRWWRGGVRFPVQVAGGFGSLVSGDDFTCAVEINSSGAVRCWGPRGAAVEADFRNASVSTLAAGDSRACGVLKTSGGGVLCSGSGGGVGGVAPRDIYVDGLAVGDSHVCGLLRPNHTAACWSLGGATTTLYYPAVGTAFEFLVAGGNLTCGLVSTNFSLLCWSNDAPVAAEVNLPLILPGVCVSDNSSCKCGVLPDSGSFCTVSGGFICKRFCDTSPPPPASNPPPSSPSPPAASSSKRGVSKGWIAFAVVGAVGSFAGLCSIVYCLLFGFCSHKKVHNSVQPNIAGNNNGGGAAAAAGAVGSGAPSPYGSPNGSLGRLRRQLSRVMTRQRSGPSSFKDPAEEFTFAQLAAATKDFALENKIGEGSFGTVYRGKLPDGREVAIKRGESGPRARKFQEKETAFRSELAFLSRLHHKHLVGFVGYCEESDERLLVYEYMKNGALYDHLHPRPSSGASSPSPVASSWKLRIKILLDASRGIDYLHSYAVPPIIHRDIKSSNILLDGNWVARVSDFGLSLMGPETEEVQHLSMKAAGTVGYMDPEYYGLHHLTVKSDVYGFGVVMLEVLTGKRAIFKEAEGGSPVSVVDYAVPSIVAGELNKVLDGRAPAPTSHEAEAVELVAYTAVHCVRLEGKDRPAMADIVANLETAVALCEDSAGGGGAATGLGNSSSSASLSITSMELSRMD, encoded by the coding sequence AtgaccctcctcctcctcctcgtccttctCGCGGCCGCGTCCTCCCCCGCTGAAGCATCcacgctcgccgtcgccgccggctccaccgtctgcgccgtcgccgcggggAACTCTACCGTGTACTGCTCGTCCCCCGCGGGCAACTCCTCGCGCGCGACAGCTGTCGCGCCGTTCGTCGGGTTCTCGCAGGTCTCGGGCGGGGCGGTCGTGTGCGGGCTgcagctcgccggccgcgcgctcTTCTgctggccggccgccgcgcctgACCAGCTCAGGCGGGTGTACAACGGCCCCGGTCCGCTGTCCCAGCTCGCCGTCGGGGCCGGCCACGTCGCGGCGTACGACGATGGGGCGCGGGTCATACGGTGGTGGCGTGGCGGGGTCAGGTTCCCCGTGCAGGTCGCGGGAGGATTCGGGTCGCTTGTCTCCGGCGACGATTTTACTTGCGCGGTGGAGATCAACTCCTCCGGGGCGGTGCGCTGCTGGGGCCCGCGGGgtgccgccgtcgaggcggaCTTCCGCAACGCCTCCGTCTCCACCCTCGCCGCGGGCGACTCCCGCGCCTGCGGGGTGCTGAaaacgagcggcggcggcgtgctctgctccggctccggcggcggcgtcggcggggtGGCGCCGCGGGACATCTACGTCGATGGTCTGGCCGTCGGTGACTCCCACGTGTGTGGGCTCCTCCGGCCCAACCACACCGCCGCTTGCTGGAGCCTCGGgggcgccaccaccacgctCTACTACCCCGCGGTCGGGACGGCGTTCGAgttcctcgtcgccggcggtaACCTCACCTGCGGCCTCGTGTCCACCAACTTCAGCCTGCTCTGCTGGTCGAACGATGCGCcagtggcggcggaggtgaaTCTGCCGCTGATTCTCCCCGGCGTCTGCGTCTCTGACAACAGTTCCTGCAAATGCGGCGTCCTCCCGGACTCCGGGAGCTTCTGCACGGTCTCCGGCGGCTTCATCTGCAAAAGGTTCTGTGACAcatcgcccccgccgcctgctTCTAATCCTCCGCCATCGTCTCCTTCACCGCCGGCGGCTTCGAGTTCGAAACGTGGCGTGTCCAAAGGCTGGATCGCgttcgccgtcgtcggtgCAGTGGGCTCCTTCGCGGGGCTCTGCTCCATCGTGTATTGCCTCCTCTTCGGCTTCTGCAGCCACAAGAAGGTGCACAACTCCGTCCAGCCCAACATCGCCGGCAAcaacaacggcggcggcgccgccgccgccgctggcgctGTCGGCAGCGGCGCTCCGAGCCCCTACGGCTCACCGAACGGGTCGCTCGGTCGATTGCGGCGGCAGCTGTCGCGCGTCATGACGCGGCAGCGGAGCGGGCCGTCGTCGTTCAAGGACCCCGCCGAGGAGTTCACGTTCGCGCagctcgcggcggcgaccaaGGACTTCGCGCTGGAGAACAAGATCGGCGAGGGGAGCTTCGGCACGGTGTACCGCGGCAAGCTCCCCGACGGGCGCGAGGTGGCCATCAAGCGCGGCGAGTCGGGGCCGCGCGCCCGCAAGTTCCAGGAGAAGGAGACGGCGTTCCGGTCGGAGCTGGCCTTCCTCTCCCGCCTCCACCACAAGCACCTCGTCGGCTTCGTCGGCTACTGCGAGGAGAGCGACGAGCGGCTGCTCGTCTACGAGTACATGAAGAACGGCGCGCTCTACGACCACCTCCACCCCAGGCCAAGCTCCGGCGcgtcgtccccgtcgccggtGGCCTCGTCGTGGAAGCTCCGCATCAAGATCCTGCTCGACGCGTCCCGCGGCATCGACTACCTGCACTCGTACGCCGTGCCGCCGATCATCCACCGCGACATCAAGTCGTCGAACATCTTGCTCGACGGCAACTGGGTGGCGCGCGTGTCGGACTTCGGGCTGTCGCTGATGGGGCCGGAGACGGAGGAGGTGCAGCACCTGTCGATGAAGGCCGCCGGCACGGTGGGGTACATGGACCCGGAGTACTACGGCCTCCACCACCTCACCGTCAAGAGCGACGTCTACGGCTTCGGCGTCGTCATGCTCGAGGTGCTCACCGGGAAGCGCGCCATCTTCAAGGAGGCCGAGGGCGGGAGCCCCGTCAGCGTGGTGGACTACGCCGTGCCCagcatcgtcgccggcgagctcaaCAAGGTGCTCGAcgggcgcgcgccggcgccgacgtcgcACGAGGCCGAGGCCGTTGAGCTGGTCGCCTACACGGCGGTGCACTGCGTGCGGCTGGAGGGGAAGGaccggccggcgatggcggacATCGTGGCCAACCTCgagacggcggtggcgctcTGCGAggacagcgccggcggcggcggcgccgccaccgggcTCGGCAACAGCTCGTCCAGCGCCAGCCTCTCGATCACGTCCATGGAATTGAGTAGGatggattga
- the LOC102700995 gene encoding dnaJ homolog subfamily B member 13-like yields MGLDYYKVLGVGRGATDDDLKKSYRRLAMMHHPDKNRSPHADDSLFKQLSEAYDVLSDPQKRAIYDQYGEDGLKARVPPPPASSSSSSGHHGGGRFSPRSADDIFSEIFGGAGPRTPGAGVPHGFPGFAGSPRAAAAAREASPPQPPAIERQLACSLEDLYRGATKKMKISRDVLDATGKPTNLEEILTIDIMPGWKKGTKVTFREKGNQKPNIKPADLVFIIEERSHPRFKRDKDDLIYTHKISLVEALIGCTVQLTTLDGRNLTVPVKSVISPTYEEVVKGEGMPTKEPNKKGDLRIKFQIRFPTSLTSDQKSGIQHLLS; encoded by the exons ATGGGGTTGGACTACTACAAGGTGCTCGGCGTCGGCCGCGGCGccaccgacgacgacctcAAGAAGTCCtaccgccgcctcgccatgATGCACCACCCCGACAAGAACCGCTCGCCGCACGCCGACGACTCCCTCTTCAAGCAGCTCTCCGAGGCCTACGAC gtGCTCAGCGACCCGCAGAAGCGCGCCATCTACGACCAGTACGGCGAGGACGGCCTCAAGGcccgcgtgccgccgccgcccgcctcctcctcctcctcctccggccaccacggcggcggccgcttcAGCCCGAGGAGCGCCGATGATATCTTCTCGGAGATAttcggcggcgcggggccCCGCacccccggcgccggcgtccccCACGGGTTCCCTGGGTTCGCCGGCTCCCCacgcgcagcggcggcggcaagggaggcatcgccgccgcaaccgccggcGATCGAGCGGCAGCTGGCTTGCAGCCTGGAGGACCTCTACAGGGGCGCCACCAAGAAGATGAAGATCTCTAGGGATGTCCTCGATGCCACTGG GAAACCGACGAATCTGGAGGAGATCCTGACAATCGATATCATGCCGGGATGGAAGAAGGGTACAAAGGTAACCTTTCGCGAGAAAGGCAATCAGAAGCCTAACATCAAACCAGCAGACCTAGTGTTTATAATAGAAGAGAGGTCACACCCAAGATTCAAGCGAGACAAGGATGACCTCATTTACACGCATAAGATCTCTCTTGTGGAGGCTTTGATCGGTTGCACAGTCCAACTGACAACTCTGGATGGGCGTAATTTAACCGTTCCGGTGAAGTCCGTCATCAGTCCTACCTATGAAGAGGTTGTTAAGGGTGAAGGGATGCCAACAAAGGAACCAAATAAGAAAGGGGATCTAAGGATCAAGTTTCAGATCAGGTTCCCCACTAGTCTAACGTCTGACCAAAAGTCAGGGATCCAACATCTTCTGTCCTAA